A genome region from Myripristis murdjan chromosome 16, fMyrMur1.1, whole genome shotgun sequence includes the following:
- the fpr1 gene encoding chemokine-like receptor 1 isoform X1, translated as MMVIMTTTPFYDINATLSSENSSLGEDLYEDYKDEYAEVRQSLNIMSLIVYCLAFVLGVLGNGVVIWVTGFKMKKTVNTVWFLNLAVADFLFTAFLPLSVTYTAMDFHWPFGKFMCKLNSTVSFLNMFASVYILVVISVDRCVSVVWPVWAQNHRSVRKASFVSLGVWVLALVLSTPYFIFRDTGASFHDEDIINCFNNFAFSDDYETPAVVELRQFRHRAMIITRFLLGFVVPFTIIVSCYAVIIHRLRRNRSLASQSSRPFKIIAAVITAFFLCWAPYHIMALIEMVNHMAAEFSETLDHVTTIGIPIATSLAFLNSCLNPLLYVFMGQDFKDKVRKSILKVLESAFQEEVSRSNTYTNSGFTTRSKEKSFSDAEV; from the coding sequence ATGATGGTTATTATGACCACTACTCCTTTCTATGACATCAATGCAACGCTGTCGAGTGAAAACAGCTCCCTGGGTGAGGATTTGTATGAGGACTACAAGGATGAGTATGCTGAAGTCAGACAGTCCCTGAACATCATGTCTCTCATCGTTTACTGCCTTGCTTTTGTGCTCGGGGTGTTGGGAAATGGAGTGGTCATCTGGGTGACCGGgttcaaaatgaagaaaacagtcAACACAGTTTGGTTCCTCAACCTGGCTGTGGCTGACTTCCTCTTCACAGCATTCCTGCCTCTGAGTGTGACATACACGGCCATGGACTTCCACTGGCCTTTTGGCAAATTCATGTGCAAACTGAACAGCACCGTGAGCTTTCTGAACATGTTTGCCAGTGTCTACATTCTGGTGGTCATCAGCGTGGacagatgtgtgtctgtggtgtggccagTCTGGGCCCAGAACCACCGAAGTGTACGCAAGGCGTCTTTTGTGAGTCTGGGTGTTTGGGTCCTGGCTCTGGTTCTCAGCACTCCCTACTTCATCTTCAGAGACACTGGGGCATCATTTCATGATGAGGACATTATCAACTGCTTCAATAACTTTGCATTCTCCGATGACTATGAAACACCGGCCGTGGTTGAGCTGCGACAGTTTCGGCATCGGGCCATGATCATTACCCGTTTCCTTCTAGGATTTGTGGTCCCGTTCACGATCATTGTCTCCTGTTATGCTGTGATAATCCATCGCCTGAGGAGGAACCGTTCCCTGGCCAGCCAGTCAAGTCGCCCCTTCAAAATCATTGCTGCTGTTATCACTGCTTTTTTCCTGTGCTGGGCTCCCTACCACATCATGGCTCTGATTGAGATGGTGAATCACATGGCGGCTGAGTTCAGTGAAACATTAGACCATGTCACCACCATTGGGATTCCTATAGCTACCAGCCTGGCCTTTCTCAACAGCTGCCTGAACCCCCTGCTGTACGTGTTCATGGGCCAAGATTTCAAGGATAAAGTTCGTAAATCCATCCTGAAGGTGCTGGAGAGTGCCTTCCAGGAGGAGGTGTCTCGATCCAACACCTACACAAACTCAGGGTTCACCACTCGCAGCAAAGAGAAGTCCTTTTCCGATGCTGAGGTATAG
- the LOC115374475 gene encoding trypsin-3-like isoform X2 — MNKTALCWCGSSPKVRAALEEDGKIVGGYECPKHSVPYQVSLFTGYNFCGGTLLSSEWVLSAAHCKTKSNVEIRLGEHNIWEAEGTEQHIMSAKFIRHPDYNSRTQDNDIMLIKLSQPATLNSYVRPATLPTKCARDGAMCQISGWGSLLSSNQGSRYPDKLQCLDAPLLSDDTCFNAYPFQITENMICAGFLEGGKDSCQGDSGGPMVCDGELQGVVSWGHGCALRKKPGVYTKVCNYISWIEDTMASG; from the exons ctgccctgGAGGAAGATGGCAAGATTGTTGGAGGGTACGAGTGTCCAAAACACTCTGTGCCCTACCAAGTGTCCCTCTTCACTGGGTACAACTTCTGTGGGGGGACTCTTCTGTCCAGTGAGTGGGTGCTCTctgctgcacactgcaaaacaaa GTCAAATGTAGAAATACGACTGGGAGAGCACAACATCTGGGAGGCTGAGGGGACTGAACAGCACATCATGTCTGCCAAGTTTATCCGTCACCCTGACTACAACTCCCGAACCCAGGACAATGACATCATGCTGATCAAGCTGAGCCAGCCGGCCACCCTCAACAGCTATGTGCGACCCGCTACCCTTCCCACAAAGTGCGCCCGTGATGGAGCAATGTGCCAAATCTCTGGATGGGGCAGCCTTCTTTCCAGCAATCAGGGCT CACGGTACCCCGACAAGCTGCAGTGCCTGGACGCCCCCCTCCTGAGCGATGACACCTGCTTCAATGCCTATCCTTTCCAGATCACTGAAAACATGATCTGTGCCGGGTTCCTGGAGGGAGGCAAGGACTCCTGTCAG GGTGACTCCGGGGGTCCCATGGTGTGTGACGGGGAGCTCCAGGGTGTTGTGTCTTGGGGGCATGGCTGTGCTCTGAGGAAGAAGCCCGGCGTGTACACTAAGGTTTGCAACTACATCTCCTGGATCGAGGACACCATGGCATCGGGCTGA